A section of the Roseivirga sp. BDSF3-8 genome encodes:
- a CDS encoding amino acid adenylation domain-containing protein has product MNILQLVKKLKQAGIFLSVQRGDLKVKAAKGVLTPELVQEIRQHKAELLSALSVDEEVTSVPLAPEAEDYPLSMAQESIWALSQDEVGSKAYHMPVVLKLKNGVDKEVLSQALKYIVGRHEILHTAFPENASGEPRQKIEDENLQLEFKDARSYSEEELRMMIETESMKPFQLNVAPLLRSTLLLVNEEEYILLITLHHIIADGISLDIFKEELLICYQAYYEGSIPSLPTLSHQYKDYAVWQKGNTTTSSYKKSVEYWKQKLAGELPVADLKSDLRRPRFKTYNGNKVHYTINSSLYSSIKAFAAENQSSPFPVLIAAIKSLMYRYTGKEDLILGTVVAGREKEEWQNLIGLFLNTLPLRSSVDGSQTFESFVALQQNTLQEALNFQEVPFASLVEMLSQVPDHSRSAIFDIMVIFNEYEANTNALKSLQLEPFENDQRTTAQFDITFSFHAHSQGLNLTIEYNTDLYDEPFIQRFARHLDTMLSSAMEAPMASLDSIEFLTGTEINQLLGDFNHTERPYDLTKTPVDLISESVAQNADKTAIISDNRKLTYRELWEEVKTLSAFLKDRHQAGKGKVIGVQVSRTERLPLTLLSVWYSGAAYLPLDLAYPEERTRYILENSGCDLVITDEWLENYDLEQKGNLQTELPCAGIDELAYVIYTSGSTGKPKGVMISHRNASSFIQWAREEFDQASYDLVYAGTSHCFDLSIFEFFYTWAAGKTIRIIQSGIHIQDYIYHDRNVLINTVPSVVQHLLGEPEFPWSHVNVLNMAGEAVPPRFREVLNYNQIEVRNLYGPSETTTYSTNYRFTDKDQDIPVGKPIANTRVYILDNNHKLVPVGVNGEIFIAGAGLTMGYRNKPELTEERYLPDPFCPGEKMYMTGDLARWDNRGQIHYVGRKDHQVKLRGFRIELGEIEKALELHAQVEKAIAMVIPSDKKGPQLIAWIKTPDEIDVKEIKSFIQQFLPPYMTPDHFQFMEEFPLTPNGKVNRAALTWSEGNQDDQPEELILPGNDLEKKIFGIWKEVLGEAASFGITDSFYEAGGNSLQAARLLSLLKQQIGVGEGIRFVLENNTVEAQARKLSQTDNTIELPIPVAPDRNSYQLTGFQERMWVLAQASGGNEAYLLSGGISISGKLDVPKLEEAFKAVLDRHHLLRARFEENEYGEAEYSIIPTEETSFTLEVLKKPADKERDLAVKETLHTAIDLNTSLPIRALLVQYGEDRFELIYTIHHIVADGWSLKILERDLISSYTRLVPFNDKGLEPLEIQYKDYAAWKAEQADHSTLQFWKEKLAAPIPELTLAGSRPRPSEKSFKGSSKHLTVSEEITSRLKELCVQNGTTLFSGLIGSLQMLLQRLSGQEDILIGTAVAGREHSALQDQVGPYLNTIPLRGKVKDGQPFGEVLTNAMETVHTALEYQHLPFTSMLHLTNVPYSRNRSALFDVMAVLQNQTQTDFGAEGIVESSGLTFKQVDLEEGETSQMDLSFFFIENEGKLKINLVYDISLFDEMVVEQILGRYQDLLQGIVNNPNASATDLITLSDNEISFINNQKQLAGRKTRPKKEKSGSPQTSLEIKISELWNKVLDTNTEFDIEDNFFEMGGNSLHAARLVSLIKRNIGLRQGVRFIFDQPTIKSQAIQIEAEDEAGTEAIEKAPEKKRYPLSAFQERLWIMQSLQEEASQAYHVPGGMRVSGALRADLLEKAFRHLITEQEILRTTFNENEYGEPYQEVKSAEVVQFTMELREVSDEQAIEQIIQEHASEPFDLKSGLPIRALLLKISAEEHILLYCLHHIVCDGWSLKLMEKELMANYLRLVENRGPEEGASLVQFNDYVHWKSSQDLSQAKAYWKYKLNSPLPTFSLPVKTSRPEEKTFKGASSHTIIPEKWVNGLNELCRNNGTTLFTGLLTSLKAVLSHYSGQEDIIIGTAVAGREHPDIQDTIGPFLNTLPIRTTISHREDFIHALQNVKLSVVEAFDFQQVSFAEMLTLTRQSYDASRSPIFDIMAVYQNQQKAGIGGDVKAFAELHGLEIQPLPEDISRTSQMDMSFFFVDQEYGLELILVYNTDVYSQEIIDRLLNIYLKQLEFYITQPERSLDSYEFLSKEELKIRAENLQNSVTGTVNVESQPAPARDFKLSEGSLEEKIHQLWQQVIDEKQQFGLEDNFFQVGGNSLHAARLLSLIKRHIGVNHNVRFVFEYSTIKSQADYINGTSQAATETGIPKTPTQFHYPLSAFQERVYVLSNSKDGGEAYHVPGGLELKGEINKEMLEAGFLHLIERHELLRSVFEENQYGEPVRRVLGTDEIRFKLEECKVSTEEEVGDYISKITVEPFDLASGLPIRVLIVKVSEQHHYLLYCLHHIVSDGWSIKVMEKELMETYTLLRQGKNPAVTPLPIQFQDYLVWKNSQNQEEAAAYWENKLASPLPTLEIPVDHRRPKEKTFNGKTKHLTIPAEASDMLENLCLENNTTLFTGIVSSLRTLLWRYSNQKDIIIGTVISGRTHSDTEDQIGPYLNTLPLRNQINSEATFVENLSEERKVILDAFTNQEYPFVKMLDLPWVEYDSSRSPLFDVMVVYQNQEQAGIGGNVDGFISETGLEITGLDDKGMRTSQMDMSFIFVKQTEGLTLSLVFNTDIYPESFIGRLLDNYLALLQGLTKGSDKPVSKLKMVSEEEAQKQLNFLSGCVTEFPIASVTELFEEQVKHTPDRIAITDENREITYSRFNDEVNQLVGFLKEKGVRPGERVCIQMKRSADMIISAFAVLKCGAAYVPVAIDYPEERKQLIIEDSDCKLIINETLYGSFQNVQGNFSAINPEYSVPADSTAYIIYTSGSTGRPKGVVVSHRNIIPLTRNTNFVNVGEEDVLLQWSSFAFDGAVWDIFATLLNGAKLVMLREDEIASVSSIKAKIEAHNVTLLFITTALFNVIVDTDISTFKSLRKLLFGGELVSMDHVSRAYNHLGSGIIQHMYGPTETTVYTTSYPVNEFKPNSLTIPIGSALSNNTVYILDENLQLVPQGVIGEICIGGDGLTSGYYNDIEKTEQKFIPHPFEPGQKIYKSGDLGRWQENDAISFIGRVDHQVKIRGHRIELSEIEYFLSQIPEIKSLIVVVREDENGEKFLCAYLVAENFDENSVRNSLKRVLPDYMVPDTFMLMEELPINNNGKIDRKRLPDPIRAVKNIVSPSGSAEEALHNIWQSLLGNRQISVTTPFAEMGGHSLKATRLAASIRKEFGVEISLGSLLYTSIREQALSVKQADAAILPEIISYPLQNNYPLSQEQKGVVLADIFQNKGREFSMSGSLVLNGNLHIENFKKAYRTLFNQHDSLKTTFKADENGEIRQWINNVYSDEQIFILKDISQAEDSAAAIREVSNKMFENPLDLQDGPLMRLALIKCNSNKHVVIYYMHHAIADGWSLQLIQENLLLNYAEYSKGTQEFPEKGLQYTDYAIWQEEQLRNGYFTPFETYWQNQFNTKPEFARIVENDEPRVEQGSGWYRHSFDEKLFESIQAKSQKDKLSLFTLSYAAVNLMVYTYSGLGDLTIPSPFAGRFDDSLYRVLGCFADLVLLRVKFDVNGTIDNAIKNAGNTVRGAYQYQAYPLSLMHEFLQDSYKCDIASESRLSVNFLNLDINNPEEEDKILSDTGLTTSAYHEGDFHSKFDLNFVFSVQDDTLQTRIEYNKSLYSSEFIENMAERLNDIFRMMTMEPETTLADLRDVYKSQAIQSVLDGAMMELDDDF; this is encoded by the coding sequence TGGTTTTGAAGCTGAAGAATGGTGTTGATAAAGAAGTACTTTCTCAGGCGCTTAAATACATAGTGGGCAGGCATGAAATCCTGCATACAGCCTTTCCTGAAAATGCTTCCGGTGAGCCAAGACAGAAGATAGAAGATGAAAATCTTCAATTGGAATTCAAGGATGCACGAAGCTATTCAGAAGAAGAATTACGTATGATGATTGAAACGGAAAGCATGAAGCCGTTTCAATTAAATGTTGCTCCTTTACTGAGAAGTACGTTGCTGCTGGTAAATGAAGAAGAGTATATTCTTCTTATAACATTACATCACATTATTGCAGACGGTATATCGCTTGATATATTTAAAGAAGAGCTATTAATATGCTACCAGGCATATTATGAAGGGAGCATTCCATCTTTACCAACATTAAGTCATCAGTATAAGGATTACGCAGTCTGGCAAAAAGGAAATACTACTACCTCTTCTTATAAGAAATCTGTAGAGTATTGGAAGCAAAAGCTAGCCGGTGAATTGCCTGTTGCTGATCTTAAATCAGATTTGAGAAGGCCACGGTTTAAAACATATAATGGTAATAAGGTCCATTATACCATAAATTCTTCTCTCTATTCGTCAATTAAAGCATTCGCTGCAGAGAATCAGAGTTCTCCCTTCCCGGTTCTGATAGCAGCTATAAAATCCCTGATGTATCGCTATACAGGTAAAGAGGATCTCATCCTGGGGACTGTAGTGGCTGGTCGTGAAAAAGAAGAGTGGCAGAACTTAATCGGCCTTTTCCTCAATACGCTTCCTCTTCGTAGTTCGGTAGATGGCAGCCAGACCTTCGAATCATTTGTTGCCTTGCAACAGAACACATTACAGGAAGCATTAAATTTCCAGGAGGTACCCTTTGCCAGTCTGGTGGAAATGCTTAGTCAAGTGCCGGACCATAGCCGATCTGCCATCTTTGATATAATGGTCATATTCAATGAATATGAGGCTAATACTAATGCCCTAAAGTCGCTACAGCTTGAACCATTTGAGAATGACCAAAGAACTACTGCTCAGTTTGACATAACATTCTCCTTCCATGCCCACTCACAGGGCCTGAACCTGACCATAGAGTACAATACTGACCTGTATGACGAGCCGTTTATCCAGCGATTCGCGCGACATCTGGATACTATGCTGTCAAGTGCAATGGAGGCTCCTATGGCCTCTCTGGATTCAATTGAATTTTTAACAGGTACAGAAATAAACCAACTACTTGGTGACTTTAACCACACAGAGCGTCCCTATGACCTGACGAAGACACCTGTAGACCTCATCAGTGAATCTGTAGCTCAAAATGCAGATAAGACTGCCATAATCAGTGACAACAGGAAGCTGACTTACAGAGAGCTTTGGGAAGAGGTTAAGACACTTTCTGCATTTTTAAAAGACAGGCATCAGGCTGGCAAAGGAAAGGTTATCGGAGTACAGGTTTCCCGCACAGAGCGCCTGCCCTTAACATTACTTTCCGTATGGTACAGTGGAGCTGCCTACCTTCCATTAGACTTGGCCTACCCGGAAGAGCGAACAAGATACATCCTGGAAAACAGCGGGTGTGATCTGGTCATCACAGATGAATGGCTTGAAAACTATGACCTTGAACAAAAAGGCAATCTCCAAACTGAGTTACCATGTGCAGGAATTGACGAATTAGCCTACGTCATTTATACCTCAGGCTCTACAGGAAAGCCAAAAGGAGTCATGATTTCGCATCGTAACGCTTCATCCTTTATTCAGTGGGCCAGAGAAGAGTTTGACCAGGCTTCTTATGACCTTGTCTATGCAGGTACTTCACATTGCTTTGATCTAAGCATTTTTGAATTCTTCTATACGTGGGCTGCAGGTAAAACTATCCGCATTATACAGTCTGGTATACATATTCAGGACTATATATATCATGACAGAAATGTTCTCATTAATACTGTACCCTCTGTAGTTCAGCATCTTCTGGGTGAGCCGGAATTCCCATGGAGCCATGTAAATGTTTTGAATATGGCTGGGGAGGCGGTACCTCCAAGGTTTAGAGAAGTATTGAATTACAACCAGATAGAGGTTAGAAACCTCTATGGCCCTTCAGAAACCACCACATATAGTACAAATTACCGGTTTACCGATAAGGATCAGGACATACCCGTAGGAAAGCCAATAGCAAATACAAGAGTATATATTCTTGATAATAACCATAAGCTGGTACCGGTTGGGGTAAATGGGGAAATATTCATTGCCGGTGCAGGCCTCACAATGGGGTACCGCAATAAACCGGAGCTTACTGAAGAACGATATCTGCCGGATCCATTCTGCCCGGGAGAGAAGATGTATATGACAGGTGACCTTGCCAGATGGGACAATAGGGGTCAGATACATTACGTAGGACGTAAGGACCATCAGGTAAAATTACGTGGTTTCAGAATTGAGCTGGGCGAAATCGAAAAAGCACTGGAGCTGCACGCTCAAGTGGAAAAAGCGATTGCAATGGTGATTCCTTCTGATAAGAAGGGGCCACAACTGATAGCTTGGATTAAAACGCCGGATGAAATTGATGTTAAAGAAATTAAGAGTTTCATCCAGCAGTTTTTACCTCCTTACATGACTCCAGACCACTTCCAGTTTATGGAGGAGTTTCCGCTTACACCAAATGGGAAAGTAAACAGGGCGGCACTGACGTGGAGTGAGGGAAATCAGGACGATCAACCTGAAGAACTTATCCTTCCTGGTAATGATCTTGAAAAGAAAATATTTGGTATCTGGAAGGAAGTACTGGGAGAGGCAGCTTCTTTCGGAATTACCGATAGCTTTTATGAGGCAGGTGGTAACAGCCTGCAGGCTGCACGTCTTCTCTCTCTGCTAAAACAACAAATAGGAGTAGGTGAAGGAATACGGTTTGTATTGGAAAACAATACGGTAGAAGCCCAGGCAAGGAAGCTATCACAAACAGATAATACTATTGAACTACCTATTCCTGTAGCTCCTGACCGGAATAGTTATCAGCTAACCGGGTTTCAGGAACGCATGTGGGTGCTGGCACAGGCAAGCGGAGGAAATGAGGCATACTTACTTTCCGGAGGCATCAGTATTTCCGGAAAGTTGGATGTACCGAAATTAGAAGAAGCATTTAAAGCAGTTCTTGACCGTCATCACCTCCTGCGGGCCAGGTTTGAAGAAAACGAATATGGTGAAGCAGAGTATAGCATTATTCCAACGGAAGAAACTTCCTTTACATTAGAAGTACTAAAAAAACCTGCGGATAAGGAGCGCGACCTTGCTGTAAAAGAAACGCTACATACAGCTATTGACCTTAATACAAGCTTACCCATAAGGGCTCTTCTTGTCCAGTATGGAGAAGACAGGTTTGAACTGATTTATACTATCCACCATATAGTTGCAGACGGGTGGTCATTAAAGATCCTGGAACGTGACCTTATAAGCTCTTATACAAGACTGGTCCCGTTTAATGACAAAGGGCTTGAGCCACTGGAAATTCAATATAAGGATTATGCAGCCTGGAAAGCAGAACAGGCTGACCATTCAACCCTTCAGTTTTGGAAAGAAAAACTGGCTGCCCCGATTCCTGAGCTTACACTTGCCGGTAGCAGACCACGCCCTTCAGAAAAATCTTTTAAGGGTTCTTCCAAACATTTAACTGTATCGGAAGAGATTACAAGTAGGCTTAAAGAATTATGCGTTCAAAATGGGACTACGCTATTCAGCGGCCTCATTGGTAGCCTTCAGATGCTGTTACAAAGGCTGAGTGGCCAGGAAGACATTCTAATAGGTACTGCTGTAGCAGGGCGTGAACACAGCGCCTTACAGGATCAGGTTGGACCATATCTGAATACCATCCCTTTACGTGGTAAAGTAAAAGATGGCCAGCCATTCGGTGAAGTGTTGACAAATGCAATGGAAACTGTCCATACTGCGCTTGAGTATCAGCACCTTCCATTCACAAGTATGCTTCATCTGACCAATGTGCCATACTCCCGTAACAGGTCTGCCCTATTTGACGTGATGGCCGTACTGCAAAACCAGACGCAGACAGATTTTGGGGCTGAGGGTATAGTGGAGTCCTCCGGGCTTACTTTTAAACAAGTCGACCTGGAAGAAGGAGAAACAAGCCAGATGGATCTTTCTTTCTTCTTTATTGAGAATGAAGGAAAATTAAAGATAAACCTAGTTTACGATATTTCGCTCTTCGATGAAATGGTTGTTGAGCAAATACTGGGTCGCTACCAGGATTTGCTACAGGGCATAGTAAATAACCCTAACGCCAGTGCAACTGATCTGATCACTCTTAGTGATAACGAGATATCATTTATCAATAATCAAAAGCAGTTGGCCGGACGTAAAACCAGGCCTAAAAAAGAGAAAAGCGGCTCTCCCCAAACTTCTCTTGAAATTAAAATATCAGAGCTTTGGAATAAGGTACTTGATACTAATACCGAATTTGACATTGAAGATAATTTCTTTGAGATGGGAGGAAATAGTCTGCATGCTGCAAGGCTTGTATCCCTCATTAAAAGAAACATAGGATTACGTCAGGGAGTACGTTTTATCTTTGACCAACCTACAATCAAATCTCAGGCTATACAGATAGAGGCAGAGGATGAAGCAGGTACAGAAGCGATAGAAAAAGCCCCGGAAAAGAAAAGATATCCACTGAGTGCCTTCCAGGAAAGGCTATGGATCATGCAAAGTCTGCAGGAAGAGGCTTCCCAAGCCTATCATGTTCCCGGCGGCATGCGTGTTTCCGGCGCATTAAGAGCCGACCTGCTGGAAAAAGCCTTCCGGCATTTAATAACAGAGCAGGAAATACTACGTACTACCTTCAATGAAAATGAATATGGAGAGCCATATCAGGAGGTTAAGAGTGCTGAGGTAGTACAGTTTACAATGGAGCTTCGTGAGGTCTCTGACGAACAAGCCATTGAACAGATCATTCAGGAGCATGCATCCGAACCCTTTGACCTGAAAAGCGGCCTGCCTATCAGAGCCCTTCTGCTTAAAATTTCAGCGGAAGAGCATATATTGCTTTACTGCCTTCACCATATAGTTTGTGACGGATGGTCACTGAAACTTATGGAAAAGGAGCTGATGGCTAACTACCTGAGGCTGGTTGAAAACAGAGGTCCTGAAGAAGGGGCTTCACTTGTACAATTTAATGATTACGTACATTGGAAATCTTCTCAGGATTTATCCCAGGCAAAAGCTTATTGGAAATATAAGCTTAATAGTCCTCTTCCAACATTCAGCCTTCCTGTAAAAACATCAAGGCCGGAAGAAAAAACATTTAAAGGAGCCAGTTCCCACACTATTATACCTGAGAAATGGGTAAATGGCTTAAATGAGTTATGCAGAAACAATGGAACAACTCTTTTTACAGGTCTTCTGACCTCTCTTAAGGCCGTACTTTCTCATTATAGCGGCCAGGAAGACATCATTATAGGAACGGCTGTAGCAGGGCGCGAACATCCTGACATTCAGGATACTATTGGCCCTTTCCTTAACACTCTTCCTATAAGGACCACTATATCACATAGGGAGGATTTTATACATGCTCTTCAAAATGTTAAGTTATCTGTAGTTGAAGCTTTTGATTTTCAGCAGGTTTCTTTTGCTGAAATGCTAACACTGACCAGACAGTCTTATGATGCTTCGCGCTCGCCGATTTTTGACATTATGGCTGTATATCAGAATCAGCAAAAGGCAGGTATTGGAGGGGATGTTAAAGCCTTTGCAGAATTACACGGCCTGGAAATTCAACCACTTCCTGAAGATATATCCCGGACAAGTCAGATGGATATGTCATTCTTCTTTGTAGATCAGGAATATGGCCTGGAGCTAATACTCGTATATAATACCGATGTATATAGTCAGGAAATTATCGACAGGCTCTTAAATATATACCTGAAACAACTGGAATTTTATATAACCCAGCCCGAAAGAAGTCTGGATTCATATGAATTTCTGAGTAAGGAAGAGCTGAAAATACGTGCCGAAAACCTTCAAAATTCTGTTACAGGTACAGTTAATGTAGAAAGCCAGCCTGCACCAGCCCGTGACTTCAAACTGTCAGAAGGTAGTCTGGAGGAAAAAATACACCAGCTATGGCAGCAAGTTATAGACGAAAAGCAGCAGTTTGGCCTGGAGGATAATTTCTTCCAGGTTGGAGGTAACAGCTTACATGCTGCACGTCTGTTAAGCCTGATTAAGAGACATATTGGGGTTAATCATAATGTGCGTTTTGTATTTGAATACAGCACTATTAAAAGCCAGGCTGATTATATAAACGGCACTTCCCAGGCAGCTACTGAAACTGGTATTCCAAAAACCCCTACTCAGTTTCACTATCCATTGAGTGCGTTTCAGGAGCGTGTATATGTGCTCTCTAACTCAAAAGATGGTGGTGAGGCCTACCATGTACCGGGCGGCTTAGAACTTAAGGGAGAGATAAATAAGGAAATGCTTGAGGCAGGATTTCTTCACCTTATAGAAAGGCATGAATTATTAAGATCTGTTTTTGAAGAAAACCAATATGGTGAACCTGTAAGGCGGGTATTAGGTACTGATGAGATCAGGTTCAAATTAGAAGAGTGTAAAGTGTCTACCGAGGAAGAGGTAGGCGATTACATCAGCAAGATTACAGTTGAGCCATTTGATTTAGCCTCTGGCCTTCCTATCAGAGTATTGATTGTAAAAGTATCTGAGCAGCATCACTATTTACTGTATTGTCTACATCATATAGTATCTGACGGCTGGTCCATTAAGGTGATGGAAAAAGAGCTGATGGAAACATACACGCTATTACGACAGGGTAAAAACCCGGCTGTTACTCCATTGCCTATACAGTTCCAGGATTACCTGGTCTGGAAAAACAGCCAGAACCAGGAAGAAGCTGCGGCGTATTGGGAAAATAAACTTGCCAGCCCCCTCCCTACCCTGGAAATTCCTGTGGACCATAGAAGGCCCAAAGAGAAGACCTTTAATGGAAAGACTAAACATCTTACTATACCTGCAGAAGCTTCTGATATGCTTGAAAATCTCTGCCTGGAAAATAACACAACGCTGTTTACAGGCATAGTCTCAAGTCTCAGAACCCTACTTTGGCGCTACTCAAATCAGAAAGATATTATTATTGGCACCGTAATAAGCGGCCGCACACATAGTGATACAGAAGATCAGATTGGTCCTTACCTTAATACTTTACCTCTTCGAAACCAAATAAATAGTGAAGCCACTTTTGTAGAAAACCTATCAGAGGAGCGTAAAGTGATTCTCGATGCATTTACCAACCAGGAGTATCCATTTGTCAAAATGCTTGATTTGCCTTGGGTGGAATATGATAGCAGTCGCTCTCCGCTATTTGATGTTATGGTCGTTTACCAAAACCAAGAGCAGGCAGGTATTGGAGGTAACGTCGATGGGTTCATTTCTGAAACCGGACTTGAAATAACGGGATTGGATGACAAGGGCATGCGTACCAGTCAAATGGACATGTCATTTATATTCGTTAAGCAGACGGAAGGGCTTACACTTTCTCTGGTATTTAATACTGACATATACCCGGAAAGCTTTATCGGGCGGTTACTGGACAACTATCTGGCGTTACTCCAGGGTTTAACTAAAGGGTCTGATAAACCTGTAAGTAAGTTAAAAATGGTCAGTGAGGAAGAGGCTCAAAAGCAGCTTAACTTCCTAAGTGGCTGCGTAACAGAATTCCCGATTGCTTCTGTAACAGAACTTTTCGAGGAACAGGTAAAGCACACACCAGACAGGATTGCCATTACTGATGAAAACAGGGAGATAACCTATTCCAGGTTTAACGATGAAGTAAATCAACTGGTAGGGTTTCTAAAGGAAAAAGGAGTTCGGCCGGGTGAAAGGGTGTGCATCCAAATGAAACGCAGTGCAGATATGATAATTAGTGCATTTGCTGTTTTGAAATGTGGTGCTGCATATGTACCGGTAGCTATTGATTATCCTGAAGAAAGAAAGCAGTTGATAATAGAAGATAGCGACTGCAAGCTTATTATTAATGAGACGTTGTATGGAAGCTTTCAGAATGTTCAGGGGAACTTTTCTGCAATAAATCCTGAATATTCAGTACCAGCAGATTCAACTGCTTATATAATATATACATCAGGATCTACTGGCCGTCCCAAGGGCGTTGTTGTAAGTCATCGTAATATCATCCCCCTTACCCGCAATACCAATTTCGTTAATGTTGGCGAGGAGGATGTTTTATTGCAGTGGTCAAGCTTTGCATTTGATGGGGCAGTATGGGATATTTTTGCCACCCTGTTAAACGGAGCAAAACTAGTAATGCTCAGGGAAGATGAGATAGCCTCTGTAAGTAGTATCAAGGCAAAAATTGAGGCTCATAACGTAACTCTGCTGTTCATTACTACTGCACTTTTTAATGTCATTGTCGATACAGATATCAGTACCTTCAAGTCATTACGAAAGCTTTTATTTGGCGGTGAATTAGTTAGTATGGACCATGTAAGCCGCGCTTATAACCACCTGGGTAGTGGAATCATCCAGCATATGTACGGACCTACTGAGACTACGGTTTATACCACTTCATATCCTGTCAATGAATTTAAACCGAATAGCCTTACGATACCTATTGGCAGCGCCCTGAGCAATAACACAGTTTACATTCTTGACGAAAACCTTCAACTGGTTCCTCAAGGAGTAATAGGTGAAATATGCATTGGTGGTGACGGACTGACATCAGGTTATTATAATGATATAGAGAAAACCGAGCAAAAGTTCATACCCCATCCATTTGAACCAGGTCAAAAAATATATAAATCAGGGGACTTGGGTCGCTGGCAGGAAAACGATGCTATATCCTTTATAGGTAGAGTTGACCATCAGGTGAAAATAAGAGGTCATCGTATCGAGTTAAGTGAAATTGAATATTTCCTGAGCCAGATACCGGAGATTAAAAGTCTGATTGTCGTAGTCAGAGAGGATGAAAATGGGGAAAAATTTCTGTGCGCCTACTTGGTTGCGGAGAACTTTGATGAGAACTCGGTAAGAAATTCTTTGAAACGGGTATTACCTGATTATATGGTGCCTGACACCTTCATGCTAATGGAGGAACTACCCATTAATAATAATGGTAAAATAGACAGGAAAAGACTGCCTGATCCTATACGTGCTGTTAAAAATATAGTATCTCCTTCCGGCAGTGCTGAGGAAGCTCTGCATAATATATGGCAATCCCTACTAGGCAACCGGCAAATAAGTGTAACCACCCCATTTGCCGAGATGGGAGGACATAGCCTGAAGGCTACACGACTAGCAGCGTCCATTAGAAAAGAATTTGGCGTAGAGATATCTCTAGGTAGCCTGTTGTATACATCTATAAGGGAACAAGCCTTATCGGTTAAGCAGGCAGATGCAGCCATACTTCCTGAGATTATATCCTATCCTTTACAGAATAATTATCCCCTTAGTCAGGAACAGAAAGGTGTGGTTCTGGCTGATATATTTCAGAATAAAGGAAGAGAGTTTTCTATGAGCGGTAGTCTTGTATTGAATGGAAACCTTCATATCGAAAACTTTAAGAAAGCTTACAGAACATTATTTAATCAACACGATTCACTGAAAACAACCTTCAAGGCTGATGAAAATGGAGAGATCAGGCAATGGATAAACAATGTATATTCAGATGAGCAAATATTTATATTAAAGGATATATCACAGGCTGAAGATTCTGCTGCTGCAATCAGGGAGGTATCAAATAAAATGTTTGAAAACCCTCTGGACCTGCAGGATGGGCCATTGATGCGCTTAGCCTTGATTAAATGTAATAGCAATAAACATGTAGTAATCTATTACATGCATCACGCCATTGCAGATGGATGGAGTTTACAGTTGATCCAGGAAAACTTGCTATTAAACTATGCTGAATATTCAAAAGGCACTCAAGAATTTCCGGAAAAAGGATTACAATACACCGATTATGCTATCTGGCAGGAAGAGCAACTAAGAAATGGCTACTTCACACCATTTGAAACCTATTGGCAAAACCAGTTTAATACTAAACCTGAATTTGCCAGGATAGTAGAAAACGATGAGCCCCGGGTTGAACAAGGTTCAGGCTGGTATCGCCATTCATTTGACGAAAAATTATTTGAATCCATTCAGGCTAAATCTCAAAAGGATAAGCTTAGTCTGTTTACGCTTAGTTACGCTGCTGTAAACCTTATGGTTTACACTTATTCAGGGCTGGGAGATTTGACAATTCCCAGTCCGTTTGCCGGCAGGTTTGATGATTCTTTGTATCGTGTCTTAGGCTGTTTTGCTGACCTGGTTTTATTGAGGGTAAAATTTGATGTAAATGGCACCATTGATAACGCCATAAAAAATGCAGGAAATACAGTTAGGGGCGCATATCAATATCAGGCCTACCCATTATCCTTAATGCATGAGTTTCTTCAGGACAGCTATAAATGTGATATAGCAAGCGAAAGCAGACTTTCTGTAAACTTCCTCAATCTGGATATAAACAATCCTGAGGAAGAGGATAAAATCCTTTCTGATACAGGCTTAACTACCAGCGCGTATCATGAGGGGGATTTCCATAGCAAATTTGACCTAAATTTTGTGTTTAGCGTTCAGGATGACACTCTTCAAACACGTATAGAATATAATAAAAGCCTCTATTCTTCAGAATTCATTGAAAATATGGCAGAACGACTCAATGATATCTTCCGCATGATGACAATGGAGCCGGAAACTACACTAGCAGATCTTAGAGACGTCTACAAGTCACAGGCTATCCAAAGCGTATTAGATGGCGCCATGATGGAGCTTGATGACGATTTTTAA